The following proteins are co-located in the Imtechella halotolerans genome:
- a CDS encoding RNA polymerase sigma factor, translating into MESSTESVCKEHIFSNIFNKNSKTIHNYVYYKCGDQDKAADIVQEAFVKLWQNCAKVPAEKAISFLYTVANNLFLNDIAHQKVRLTYQNTKIGQVEHEDPEFAMEGDEYMKKLENAIANLSEAQREAFLLNRIDGKKYKEIAEILGISIKAVEKRISGALESLRQTIGNI; encoded by the coding sequence ATGGAATCATCTACCGAATCGGTTTGTAAAGAACATATTTTCAGTAACATATTCAACAAGAACTCAAAGACAATACACAATTATGTGTATTATAAATGTGGAGACCAGGATAAAGCAGCTGATATTGTACAAGAAGCTTTTGTTAAGCTATGGCAAAATTGTGCTAAGGTACCGGCAGAAAAGGCAATCTCTTTTCTATATACTGTCGCTAACAATCTCTTCCTTAATGATATTGCTCATCAAAAAGTTCGATTAACATATCAGAATACCAAAATTGGTCAAGTAGAACATGAGGATCCGGAATTTGCAATGGAAGGAGATGAATATATGAAGAAACTCGAAAACGCTATTGCTAATCTAAGTGAAGCCCAACGAGAGGCTTTCCTATTAAATAGAATTGATGGAAAGAAATATAAAGAAATTGCCGAAATTTTAGGAATTTCAATCAAAGCTGTTGAAAAACGCATAAGTGGAGCACTTGAAAGCCTACGTCAAACCATTGGAAATATTTGA
- a CDS encoding TonB-dependent receptor, which yields MNNIISKNIYNLLFVYGFLMIFGRVHGQEAVNKIPFTQFLASLETVFQVKFSYADNDVKSLRITPKNFTSLTEALKYASHLTQLHFQTIDDRYIAISPIRQNICGTLIDNDSGEPLVGATVFVPGTNVAAITNSQGKFLLSEIPLNTTITISYIGYQTIHATVESFLDENCPIFPLSSVIFQLNEVVVGNYITQGISKYIDGSFKLSAQKLGAIPGQIDPDILQTLQSQPGIESVNETISEINIRGGSHDQNLILWDGIKMYHTGHFFGLISAFNPYLTEEVTVIKNGTPAKYGDAVSGTIAMQTPNTINPKIYGGTGFNMLNADAFIQVPVSKKVAIQASGRRSLTDMIESPIFKAYFDRTFQDSNIESSLNNSSESDFYFYDFTGKVLYDFSDKHQLRSNFISVHNELDYNETTNDGTEESTLIQQNFATGGQLISKWNNAFSTDISGYYTRYLLDATTFNPGNTQELKQRNEVTENAFKVDASYRFSSQLKLWGGYHFTETGIRNSVFVSAPYFKRSVKEVIRTHSLYSEGSYQSNSTFIRLGVRINHYDKLNDTKIEPRLSINQYLNDAISVKVMGEVKSQATTQIIDLQEDFLGVEKRRWMLANNKDIPVMTSRQVSGGFDYNKQRWLISTEGFYKTVDGITTNTQGFQNQNQGRSTSGSYTVKGIEFLINHRTEKFNSWISYTYSLNDYYFKELTPSIFPNNTDIRHSVSIASSYDINQFRIAIGLSHKTGKPYTIPVKGNEINNTTIPSSINYDLPNNENLPEYWRLDVSSSYRFFFSDQVKGNFSIALLNVLGKENTLNTYYELTNNQTEVRKVNNISLGFSPNASFRLTF from the coding sequence ATGAATAATATCATTTCTAAAAATATTTATAATCTTCTTTTTGTTTACGGTTTCCTCATGATCTTTGGGCGGGTCCATGGTCAGGAAGCCGTAAACAAAATCCCTTTTACACAATTCCTTGCTTCTTTAGAAACTGTATTTCAAGTGAAGTTCTCATACGCTGATAATGATGTAAAATCACTTCGTATCACACCAAAAAATTTCACATCACTAACAGAAGCATTAAAGTATGCATCCCATTTAACCCAATTGCATTTTCAAACCATTGATGATCGATATATTGCAATATCACCTATTAGACAAAACATATGCGGAACTCTAATTGACAACGATTCCGGTGAACCATTGGTTGGAGCTACTGTTTTTGTTCCAGGAACAAATGTAGCAGCAATCACCAATAGTCAAGGTAAATTCCTGCTTTCTGAAATTCCATTAAATACTACGATTACAATTAGTTATATTGGATATCAAACAATACACGCTACAGTAGAGAGTTTTTTGGATGAAAATTGTCCCATTTTTCCGCTGTCTTCAGTAATTTTCCAACTTAACGAAGTAGTAGTTGGCAACTATATTACTCAAGGAATTAGCAAATATATTGACGGATCTTTTAAATTAAGTGCACAAAAACTTGGGGCAATTCCGGGTCAAATAGATCCAGATATACTACAAACTTTACAATCCCAACCTGGCATAGAAAGTGTAAATGAAACCATTTCTGAAATTAATATTCGAGGAGGATCACATGACCAAAACCTCATTCTTTGGGATGGTATAAAAATGTACCACACCGGTCATTTCTTTGGTTTAATTTCTGCTTTTAACCCTTATCTCACAGAAGAAGTTACCGTTATTAAAAATGGAACACCAGCTAAATACGGTGATGCCGTTTCAGGTACTATAGCCATGCAAACACCAAACACTATAAATCCTAAGATATATGGAGGGACTGGTTTTAACATGCTCAACGCTGATGCTTTTATACAAGTTCCTGTATCGAAAAAAGTGGCTATACAAGCATCCGGAAGACGTTCCCTTACCGACATGATAGAGTCCCCAATTTTTAAAGCCTATTTCGACAGGACATTTCAAGATTCTAATATTGAATCTTCTTTAAATAATAGCAGTGAAAGTGATTTTTACTTTTATGATTTTACAGGAAAAGTCCTCTATGACTTCTCTGACAAACATCAACTTAGAAGTAATTTTATAAGTGTTCATAATGAACTTGATTACAATGAAACTACTAATGATGGAACTGAAGAAAGTACATTAATCCAGCAAAACTTTGCAACGGGTGGACAACTAATAAGCAAGTGGAACAATGCCTTTTCCACTGATATAAGCGGATATTATACTAGGTATCTGTTAGATGCCACAACTTTTAATCCAGGAAATACTCAAGAACTCAAACAACGAAACGAAGTTACCGAGAATGCATTCAAAGTAGATGCTTCTTATAGATTTAGTTCACAATTAAAACTATGGGGAGGATATCATTTTACTGAAACCGGAATTCGAAATTCCGTTTTTGTAAGTGCTCCTTACTTTAAGAGATCCGTTAAAGAAGTAATTCGTACTCATTCACTGTATAGTGAAGGAAGCTACCAATCGAATTCTACTTTCATACGACTAGGTGTCCGTATTAATCATTATGATAAACTAAACGACACAAAAATTGAGCCGCGCCTTAGCATAAACCAATATCTTAATGATGCCATTTCAGTTAAAGTCATGGGGGAAGTGAAAAGCCAAGCAACTACCCAAATTATTGATTTGCAAGAAGATTTTCTAGGTGTTGAAAAACGTCGTTGGATGCTGGCCAACAATAAAGATATTCCCGTTATGACTAGTAGACAAGTATCAGGCGGGTTTGATTACAACAAACAACGTTGGCTTATAAGTACTGAAGGTTTTTATAAAACTGTAGATGGAATTACGACAAATACTCAAGGATTCCAAAATCAAAATCAAGGACGAAGTACCAGTGGAAGCTATACTGTTAAAGGAATTGAGTTTCTTATCAATCATCGAACAGAGAAATTCAATTCATGGATTAGTTACACCTATAGTTTAAACGATTACTATTTTAAAGAATTAACACCTTCCATTTTCCCTAACAATACAGACATACGCCACTCTGTGTCTATCGCCAGTTCATATGACATCAATCAATTCCGTATCGCAATTGGTTTAAGTCACAAAACAGGAAAGCCCTATACAATTCCAGTAAAGGGAAACGAAATAAATAATACAACTATCCCGAGTTCCATTAATTATGATTTACCAAATAACGAAAATCTTCCTGAATATTGGAGACTAGATGTATCTTCCTCTTATCGTTTTTTCTTTTCTGATCAAGTTAAAGGTAATTTCAGTATCGCATTACTAAATGTTTTAGGAAAAGAAAATACCCTAAACACATATTATGAACTTACAAATAATCAAACAGAGGTTCGAAAAGTTAATAATATATCTTTAGGGTTTTCTCCAAACGCAAGCTTTCGCCTAACATTTTAA
- the ffh gene encoding signal recognition particle protein has product MFDNLSEKLDKALHVLKGHGQITEINVAETLKEIRRALLDADVNFKIAKEFTNRVKEKAIGENVLTTLQPGQLMVKIVKDELTELMGGDVTGINLNGNPTVILMSGLQGSGKTTFSGKLANYLKTKKNKKPLLVACDVYRPAAIDQLHVVGVQVGVDVYSDRGNNDPVSIAKSAIAHAKTNGHNVVIVDTAGRLAVDEQMMKEIANVHKAIQPHETLFVVDAMTGQDAVNTAKAFNDILNFDGVILTKLDGDTRGGAAISIKSVVNKPIKFIGTGEKMEAIDVFYPSRMADRILGMGDVVSLVERAQEQFDEEEARKLQKKIAKNQFGFDDFLTQIQQIKKMGSMKDLMGMIPGAGKALKGIEIEDDAFKHVEAIIHSMTPEERANPSTINTSRKNRIAKGSGTSIQQVNQLMKQFDQMSKMMKMMQGGSGRKMMQMMGGMRGMR; this is encoded by the coding sequence ATGTTTGATAATTTAAGTGAAAAGCTGGATAAAGCACTCCACGTCTTAAAGGGACATGGGCAGATTACCGAGATAAACGTAGCTGAAACCCTTAAGGAAATTCGTCGAGCCCTACTCGATGCTGACGTTAACTTTAAAATTGCTAAGGAATTTACTAATCGAGTAAAAGAAAAGGCAATAGGAGAAAACGTACTTACTACCTTGCAGCCGGGGCAACTAATGGTTAAGATTGTTAAGGACGAACTTACCGAGTTGATGGGTGGAGATGTTACAGGGATAAACCTCAATGGGAATCCAACTGTAATTCTAATGTCAGGATTACAGGGTTCTGGTAAAACTACCTTCTCTGGTAAATTGGCAAATTATCTTAAGACGAAAAAAAACAAAAAGCCTTTACTAGTTGCCTGTGATGTCTATCGTCCTGCAGCAATAGACCAGCTACATGTAGTCGGAGTGCAAGTAGGTGTAGATGTTTATTCAGATAGAGGAAATAATGATCCTGTTTCTATTGCTAAGTCGGCAATAGCACATGCTAAGACTAATGGGCATAATGTGGTGATTGTCGATACTGCTGGTCGTTTGGCGGTAGATGAACAGATGATGAAGGAAATTGCAAATGTTCATAAGGCGATTCAACCTCATGAGACTCTCTTTGTTGTGGATGCTATGACAGGACAGGATGCGGTTAATACAGCTAAAGCCTTCAATGATATTCTAAACTTTGATGGGGTTATTCTAACCAAATTGGATGGTGATACTCGTGGTGGTGCTGCCATTTCAATTAAATCTGTAGTGAATAAACCTATTAAGTTTATTGGTACTGGGGAAAAAATGGAAGCCATAGATGTGTTTTACCCATCACGTATGGCCGATCGTATACTTGGAATGGGGGACGTGGTGTCTTTGGTTGAACGTGCTCAAGAGCAGTTTGATGAAGAAGAAGCACGTAAACTTCAAAAGAAAATTGCTAAGAATCAGTTTGGTTTTGATGATTTTCTTACCCAGATTCAGCAAATTAAGAAAATGGGAAGCATGAAGGATTTGATGGGAATGATTCCGGGTGCTGGTAAAGCCTTGAAAGGGATAGAGATTGAAGATGATGCTTTTAAACATGTAGAGGCGATTATTCATTCCATGACACCAGAAGAGCGAGCTAATCCATCAACTATTAATACTAGTCGTAAAAATCGAATTGCTAAAGGGAGTGGTACTTCAATTCAGCAAGTAAATCAACTGATGAAACAATTTGATCAAATGAGCAAGATGATGAAAATGATGCAAGGGGGCTCAGGGAGAAAAATGATGCAGATGATGGGCGGTATGCGAGGAATGAGATAA
- a CDS encoding cation:proton antiporter domain-containing protein, with translation MHFPLLQDIVVILGLSILIIVAFQKLKLPSILGFLLAGIIAGPYAFNLISSSHEVELLSEIGIIFLLFVIGIEFSLKELAAIKNKVFIGGGIQVFGTIGFTTALALLMDIPWNTAVFLGFLFSLSSTAIVLKLMQEKGEVKSPHGKLAVGILIFQDIIVVPMMLFTPLLTGEADNILTTIGILTLKVLLVLVFIYILAKYIAPIIFKLVVKTRNKELFLLTVTVFCFAVAWLTASVGLSLALGAFFAGLIISESEYSHQATANVLPFREIFVSFFFVSVGTLLNLNFFFSHIGTIVLITLGVIVLKITVIALTAMFMHYPPRTIFLTAFTLFQIGEFSLLLSSTGVQNGLLEDAYYQYFLAVSILTMAATPFLMAAAPKLTDYIIQAPIPKAVRRRLKAYKARHVQDTLITEENLHDHLIIIGYGINGKNIAKAARNAKIPYAIAELSPDAFKEAKKNNEPVLFGDAAEDVILQHLHVQEARVIVIAISDPSATKKIVTIIRDYTKTACIIVRTRYVKEIDENLKIGADEVIPEEFETSIQIFTRVLKKYMVPNDDIQGFINQLRSSDYEMLTTVEGINTSLPTRQIRIPDKEVTSLYVESNTNKIVGKTVELSGIRKKYGVTILAIQRDKKYITEIKPDTLIMQGDLLFLFGNPDAINKLNKLFSV, from the coding sequence ATGCATTTTCCGTTACTTCAAGACATTGTTGTTATACTTGGATTATCTATCCTCATCATTGTAGCGTTTCAAAAGCTTAAACTCCCTTCCATCTTAGGATTTCTATTGGCAGGAATCATTGCAGGCCCCTATGCATTCAACCTTATCAGTTCCTCGCATGAAGTAGAACTTTTGTCAGAAATAGGAATCATTTTTCTTCTTTTCGTTATTGGTATTGAGTTTTCACTCAAAGAACTTGCTGCGATTAAAAACAAAGTCTTTATTGGTGGCGGTATACAAGTATTTGGAACTATTGGCTTTACCACTGCTTTAGCACTTTTAATGGATATTCCTTGGAACACAGCTGTTTTTCTAGGTTTTCTATTTTCATTAAGCAGCACGGCTATCGTTTTAAAACTCATGCAAGAAAAAGGGGAGGTAAAATCCCCACATGGTAAGCTTGCTGTGGGTATTCTTATTTTTCAAGATATTATTGTTGTTCCTATGATGTTATTCACTCCTCTACTTACTGGAGAGGCGGACAACATCCTTACTACCATTGGAATACTCACCCTAAAAGTACTACTAGTTCTTGTATTCATTTACATACTAGCAAAATACATCGCACCGATTATTTTTAAGTTGGTGGTAAAAACACGAAATAAGGAACTGTTTTTACTCACAGTAACTGTATTTTGTTTTGCTGTAGCTTGGCTTACGGCGTCAGTAGGCTTGTCACTGGCTTTGGGTGCTTTTTTTGCTGGACTCATCATTTCTGAATCAGAATACAGTCATCAAGCAACTGCTAATGTACTGCCATTCAGAGAGATTTTTGTAAGTTTCTTTTTTGTTTCAGTGGGTACCCTTTTGAACCTGAACTTTTTCTTTTCTCACATAGGAACTATCGTACTCATCACCTTAGGAGTAATAGTACTTAAAATAACGGTAATTGCGCTAACAGCAATGTTTATGCACTATCCCCCTCGCACTATATTTCTAACTGCATTTACACTATTTCAAATTGGTGAATTCTCTCTATTACTATCAAGTACAGGAGTTCAAAATGGGCTTTTAGAAGATGCATATTATCAATATTTTTTAGCAGTATCTATACTCACTATGGCAGCAACTCCCTTTCTTATGGCAGCGGCACCAAAACTTACAGACTACATCATCCAAGCACCTATTCCTAAAGCTGTTCGAAGACGCCTTAAAGCCTATAAAGCGAGGCATGTGCAGGACACTTTAATAACCGAAGAAAACTTACATGACCACCTCATAATAATAGGCTATGGAATTAATGGGAAAAACATTGCAAAGGCGGCCCGAAATGCAAAAATACCTTATGCAATAGCTGAATTAAGCCCAGATGCTTTCAAAGAAGCAAAAAAAAATAATGAACCTGTACTATTTGGTGACGCTGCTGAAGATGTAATACTTCAGCATTTACATGTACAAGAAGCACGTGTTATAGTTATTGCAATTTCTGATCCTTCTGCCACAAAAAAAATTGTAACTATCATAAGAGATTACACTAAAACTGCATGTATAATTGTTCGTACCAGATATGTTAAAGAAATAGATGAAAATTTAAAAATAGGCGCCGATGAGGTAATACCGGAAGAGTTTGAAACATCTATCCAAATTTTTACTCGAGTATTAAAGAAATATATGGTTCCAAATGACGATATTCAAGGTTTTATAAACCAGTTACGTTCATCTGATTATGAAATGCTCACCACGGTTGAAGGCATTAACACAAGTCTTCCTACTCGACAAATTCGCATACCAGACAAAGAAGTCACCTCATTATATGTAGAAAGCAATACCAATAAAATTGTTGGAAAAACAGTGGAGTTGTCTGGGATAAGAAAAAAGTACGGCGTTACTATTCTGGCGATACAACGTGATAAAAAGTACATCACAGAAATAAAACCGGACACTCTAATAATGCAAGGCGACTTACTTTTTCTTTTTGGCAATCCTGACGCCATTAATAAACTTAACAAGCTCTTTTCTGTATAG
- a CDS encoding FecR family protein translates to MNKTTLLARWLAGELTEAELREFQKTEDYAVYAKIAEKATQLSPPNFDTEKSYSAINERRNNRNSSKRTIFSLQSLQYAWRVAAVLAIVAGSYFFFNSGTTEISTGIAEKSEFNLPDASNVSINALSHITYNKKKWKQHRSLTLNGEAFFKVTKGNTFDVKTNSGIVTVVGTEFNVKQRNDLFEVACYEGVVKVTHLNKNYLLTEGMGVQIINGVVTKHSFKGTFAPSWIQNESDFKSIPLREVLAELELHYDLKVTAPENIQNILYSGTFSHNNLESALKSICLPLQLSYTLSNNDKRVTIHE, encoded by the coding sequence ATGAACAAAACTACGCTTTTGGCCCGATGGCTTGCAGGTGAATTGACGGAGGCAGAACTCAGAGAGTTTCAAAAAACAGAAGACTACGCTGTGTATGCCAAAATTGCCGAAAAAGCCACTCAATTGAGCCCTCCAAATTTTGATACTGAAAAATCATATTCAGCTATAAATGAACGTAGAAACAATAGGAATTCCTCTAAACGAACTATTTTCTCGCTACAGTCTTTACAATATGCCTGGCGCGTGGCCGCTGTTCTGGCAATCGTAGCTGGAAGCTATTTTTTCTTTAATTCGGGCACAACCGAAATATCAACTGGAATTGCGGAGAAAAGTGAATTTAATTTACCTGATGCCTCCAATGTAAGTATTAATGCTTTATCGCATATTACATACAATAAAAAGAAATGGAAACAACATCGTAGCCTAACTCTTAATGGAGAAGCCTTTTTCAAGGTGACTAAAGGAAACACTTTTGATGTAAAGACAAATTCAGGAATAGTAACGGTTGTAGGAACAGAATTTAATGTTAAACAAAGAAACGACCTTTTTGAAGTTGCCTGCTATGAAGGAGTAGTGAAAGTAACTCACTTAAACAAAAATTATTTACTAACCGAAGGTATGGGGGTACAAATAATTAATGGGGTTGTTACTAAGCACTCTTTTAAAGGAACTTTCGCACCATCATGGATACAGAATGAAAGTGATTTTAAAAGTATCCCTCTACGTGAAGTGTTGGCAGAGCTTGAACTTCATTACGATTTAAAAGTTACTGCCCCAGAAAACATTCAAAACATTTTATATAGCGGAACTTTCTCACATAACAATTTAGAGTCTGCACTAAAGTCCATATGTTTGCCGTTACAATTATCATACACTCTTTCCAATAATGATAAGCGTGTAACGATACATGAATAA
- a CDS encoding voltage-gated chloride channel family protein, whose product MKYSLRQLTTSIEQIPLFLYLIKWILICSIIGILVGSASAFFLWSLDWATQWRENNLWIIALLPFGGLLIGLMYHYWGTEVVKGNNQLLEEFHHPKKIIPFKMAPLVLFGTIATHLFGGSAGREGTAVQMGGAIADVFTRWFRLKNRDRKTILVIGVSAGFASVFGTPLAGAIFALEVMVLGRIRYEALLPSFLAASIANYTCHSWEVGHTIYTIPFTPEITPSNILWTVFCGILFGLTALVFSKSTHFWSQSFKNKISYPPLRPVLGGVIIALSIYLMGNTRYIGLGIPIIEAAFNSPMNSYDFLLKLLFTSFTLGAGFKGGEVTPLFFIGATLGNILVWFVPLPMALLAGMGFVAVFSGATNTPIACTFMGIELFGSESGLYIGIACVVAYLFSGHNGIYGSQIIGSPKHLLYGRKKGKSLGEN is encoded by the coding sequence ATGAAATACTCTTTAAGACAGTTAACTACTTCTATAGAACAAATTCCTTTGTTTTTATACTTGATTAAATGGATTCTTATCTGTTCAATAATTGGAATATTAGTTGGTTCGGCATCTGCCTTTTTTCTATGGTCACTGGATTGGGCTACACAATGGCGTGAAAACAATTTATGGATCATTGCTCTTCTACCCTTTGGAGGCTTACTAATAGGACTAATGTATCACTATTGGGGAACAGAAGTTGTTAAGGGAAACAATCAATTGTTAGAAGAGTTTCATCACCCTAAAAAAATCATTCCATTTAAAATGGCTCCTCTAGTCCTATTCGGAACAATAGCCACTCATCTTTTTGGGGGATCGGCTGGACGTGAGGGTACAGCTGTACAAATGGGTGGAGCTATAGCTGATGTGTTTACCAGATGGTTTCGATTAAAAAATCGTGATCGTAAAACAATTCTAGTGATTGGAGTAAGCGCTGGATTCGCATCTGTTTTCGGCACCCCGTTAGCAGGTGCTATTTTCGCTTTAGAAGTGATGGTTTTAGGACGAATTCGCTATGAGGCGCTCCTTCCTAGTTTTCTAGCAGCTTCCATTGCTAATTATACATGTCACTCTTGGGAGGTGGGTCATACCATTTATACAATTCCTTTCACTCCTGAAATTACACCCTCTAACATTCTTTGGACTGTATTTTGTGGAATACTGTTCGGTTTAACCGCCCTAGTATTCTCAAAATCCACTCATTTTTGGAGTCAATCATTTAAAAACAAAATAAGCTATCCACCTTTAAGACCGGTTTTAGGAGGTGTCATTATTGCGTTAAGCATATATCTAATGGGAAATACCCGTTATATTGGCCTTGGAATTCCAATCATTGAAGCAGCCTTCAATTCTCCTATGAATTCTTATGATTTTCTGCTTAAACTTTTATTCACATCTTTTACATTAGGTGCTGGATTCAAAGGTGGAGAAGTAACCCCTTTATTTTTTATAGGTGCTACTCTAGGAAATATACTTGTGTGGTTCGTCCCACTTCCTATGGCATTACTTGCCGGAATGGGGTTTGTTGCCGTATTTTCTGGAGCAACCAACACCCCTATTGCTTGTACATTTATGGGAATTGAACTATTTGGTTCTGAGAGTGGTCTGTATATAGGAATTGCATGTGTGGTAGCCTATCTCTTTTCTGGACATAATGGTATTTATGGTTCACAAATTATTGGAAGTCCTAAACACTTATTATACGGTAGAAAAAAAGGGAAAAGCTTAGGTGAAAATTAA
- a CDS encoding bifunctional 5,10-methylenetetrahydrofolate dehydrogenase/5,10-methenyltetrahydrofolate cyclohydrolase: MQLLDGKKISEQIKTEIASEVAKMKANGEKVPHLAAIIVGNDGASLTYVGSKVKACEKVGFESTLVRMPGTTSEVELLKKIKELNKNPDIDGFIVQLPLPPQIDTQKVLMAVDPDKDVDGFHPTNFGKMALDMSTFIPATPFGILELLERYQVETQGKHTVVIGRSHIVGRPMSILMGRKGFPGNSTVTLTHSHTKNITQITSQADIIISALGQPNFLKAEMVKDDVVVIDVGITRVPDETTPSGYRIVGDVDFENVSKKASYITPVPGGVGPMTIAMLLKNTLLAREHHRANSIK; this comes from the coding sequence ATGCAACTATTAGACGGAAAAAAAATATCCGAACAAATTAAAACTGAAATTGCTTCCGAAGTAGCAAAAATGAAGGCCAATGGGGAAAAAGTTCCTCACCTGGCAGCAATTATCGTTGGAAATGATGGTGCAAGTCTTACCTATGTTGGTAGTAAAGTAAAAGCCTGTGAGAAAGTAGGTTTTGAGTCTACCTTGGTACGTATGCCCGGAACCACCAGCGAGGTAGAATTACTTAAAAAGATTAAAGAACTTAATAAAAACCCTGATATTGATGGGTTTATTGTTCAACTCCCTTTGCCGCCACAAATCGATACTCAAAAGGTATTAATGGCGGTAGATCCAGATAAGGATGTGGATGGATTTCATCCTACTAACTTTGGAAAAATGGCATTGGATATGAGTACTTTTATCCCAGCAACTCCTTTTGGTATTTTGGAATTACTGGAGCGTTATCAAGTAGAAACCCAAGGGAAGCATACTGTAGTAATAGGTCGTTCTCATATAGTAGGACGTCCAATGAGTATTTTAATGGGACGAAAAGGATTCCCTGGTAACTCTACAGTGACCTTAACACATAGTCATACTAAAAATATTACTCAAATTACCTCTCAAGCAGATATTATTATTTCAGCATTAGGACAGCCTAATTTTTTAAAGGCCGAAATGGTGAAAGATGATGTGGTTGTTATTGATGTTGGGATTACACGCGTACCTGACGAAACAACACCTTCGGGCTATCGTATAGTTGGAGATGTAGATTTTGAAAATGTGAGTAAAAAAGCTAGCTATATAACTCCTGTTCCTGGAGGAGTGGGCCCAATGACTATTGCTATGTTGCTTAAAAACACATTACTGGCTCGTGAACATCATAGAGCAAATTCAATAAAATAA